From the genome of Pseudomonas sp. Teo4, one region includes:
- a CDS encoding LysR substrate-binding domain-containing protein, with amino-acid sequence MQIKWFEDLMAIAEWKNFSRAAEVRCVTQSALSRRIRSLEEWVGVELVDRGTYPVQLTPAGQVFCDEARHVLDGLLAVRANLRNVERMPGRSIQITAGHSLSMTFLPKWLTQFQRHNERFNARVVAANIHDAVIALEEGNCDLMIVYHHPLAPISLDPQRFGSLTLGHDAFIPLSAPDTDGKPLYQLGQQHQPVPHLAYTATTFLGRVEDVVIQNAPQKAQLERCYEADMAMLLVRMAVEGYGVAWLPHSAVADELERGLLVPAGGAQWSTQLEIRSYCSNANQNSTMRSLWSTLELASRNSASS; translated from the coding sequence ACACAGTCGGCGCTGTCCAGAAGAATTCGTTCACTTGAAGAATGGGTGGGCGTCGAACTGGTCGATCGGGGCACCTACCCCGTGCAGCTTACCCCCGCAGGGCAGGTGTTCTGTGACGAGGCACGCCATGTGCTAGATGGGCTGCTGGCTGTGCGCGCCAATCTGAGAAATGTCGAACGGATGCCAGGGCGTTCGATTCAAATCACCGCAGGGCACAGTCTCTCCATGACCTTCCTGCCCAAATGGCTTACTCAATTTCAGAGGCACAACGAGCGGTTCAATGCCCGGGTCGTGGCAGCCAACATCCATGATGCTGTGATAGCGCTTGAGGAAGGCAATTGTGACCTGATGATCGTCTACCATCACCCGCTAGCGCCCATATCACTGGATCCCCAGCGGTTCGGTAGCCTTACCCTCGGCCACGATGCCTTTATCCCCCTTAGCGCCCCTGACACCGACGGCAAGCCACTTTATCAGCTGGGTCAGCAGCATCAACCCGTGCCCCACCTGGCTTACACTGCCACCACATTTTTGGGGCGAGTGGAAGACGTGGTCATTCAGAATGCCCCTCAGAAAGCTCAGCTTGAACGATGCTATGAAGCGGATATGGCGATGCTATTGGTAAGAATGGCTGTTGAGGGTTATGGCGTTGCCTGGCTCCCGCACAGCGCGGTCGCTGACGAGCTTGAGCGTGGACTTCTTGTGCCGGCAGGAGGGGCGCAGTGGAGCACGCAGTTGGAGATTCGCTCCTATTGCTCCAATGCGAATCAGAACTCAACCATGCGCAGCTTGTGGAGCACACTTGAACTGGCATCTCGGAACTCCGCCAGCTCGTAA